A stretch of the Corylus avellana chromosome ca6, CavTom2PMs-1.0 genome encodes the following:
- the LOC132185923 gene encoding tetraketide alpha-pyrone reductase 2-like — translation MAEYCVTGGTGLIAAYLVKALLDKGHTVRTTVRDPGDVRKVGFLWELNGAKERLKLIKADLLVEGSFDDAVQGVDGVFHTASPVVVPYDDNIKASLIDPCINGTLNVLSSCSKASSVKRVVLTSSCSSIRYCDDAQQVSTFNESNWSDPDYCKRHNLWYAYAKTFAEKEAWRMAKESGMDLVVVNPSFVVGPLLAPQPTSTLLLILNLIKGVNGEYPNTTVGFVHIDDVIAAHMLAMGEKRASGRLICSSSVAHWSQIIEMLRAKYPSYPFVNKCSNHKGDSSPHSMDTTKITQLGLPPLKTLDQMFDDCIISFQEKGFL, via the exons atGGCAGAGTACTGTGTAACAGGGGGAACAGGGTTGATAGCCGCTTATCTGGTGAAGGCATTGCTAGATAAAGGACACACTGTGCGTACAACGGTGCGAGACCCAG GGGATGTGAGAAAGGTGGGCTTTCTCTGGGAGTTGAATGGAGCCAAGGAGAGGCTTAAGCTTATAAAAGCTGATTTGTTGGTCGAAGGAAGCTTCGACGACGCCGTGCAAGGCGTTGATGGTGTCTTTCATACTGCATCCCCGGTCGTCGTTCCATATGATGATAACATTAAG GCGAGTCTGATTGATCCCTGCATAAACGGCACATTGAATGTGCTGAGCTCCTGCTCAAAAGCCAGCAGCGTGAAGCGAGTTGTGCTCACCTCTTCCTGTTCTTCAATAAGATACTGCGATGACGCCCAGCAGGTTTCTACTTTCAACGAGTCCAATTGGAGTGATCCCGATTACTGCAAACGCCACAAT CTTTGGTATGCATATGCCAAGACATTTGCAGAGAAAGAAGCGTGGAGGATGGCTAAGGAGAGCGGGATGGATCTTGTGGTGGTGAATCCATCTTTCGTCGTTGGTCCCTTGCTAGCACCGCAACCAACCAGTACGCTGCTCCTCATTTTGAACTTAATTAAAG GTGTCAATGGAGAATATCCAAATACAACGGTTGGGTTCGTGCACATAGATGACGTCATAGCTGCGCACATGTTGGCCATGGGGGAAAAGAGAGCATCTGGCAGGCTTATATGCTCAAGCTCTGTGGCTCACTGGTCCCAAATCATTGAGATGCTCAGGGCCAAATATCCTTCCTACCCATTTGTAAACAA GTGTAGCAACCACAAAGGAGACAGCAGCCCACATAGCATGGACACCACTAAGATTACTCAACTGGGGTTGCCTCCCTTAAAGACCCttgatcaaatgtttgatgACTGCATCATAAGTTTCCAAGAGAAGGGATTTCTGTGA
- the LOC132183783 gene encoding 3-ketoacyl-CoA synthase 6 has protein sequence MPPILPDFSNSVKLKYVKLGYQYLVNHILTLTLIPIMAGIFVEVLRMGPGEILNLWRSLQVDLVQILCSSFLIIFIATVYFMSKPRTIFLVDYACFKPPVTCRVPFATFMEHSRLILKNNPKSVEFQMRILERSGLGEETCLPPAIHYIPPKPTMEAARGEAELVIFSAMDSLFKKTGLKPKDIDIFIVNCSLFSPTPSLSAMVINKYKLRSNIKSFNLSGMGCSAGLISIDLARDLLQIHPNSNAVIVSTEIITPNYYQGNERAMLLPNCLFRMGGAAILLSNRRSERRRAKYRLVHVVRTHKGADDKAYRCVYEEEDREGKVGISLKKDLMAIAGEALKSNITTIGPLVLPASEQLLFLLTLIGRKVFSNKWKPYIPDFKQAFEHFCIHAGGRAVIDELQKNLQLSAEHVEASRMTLHRFGNTSSSSLWYELGYIEAKGRMKKGDRVWQIAFGSGFKCNSAVWKCNRSIKTPIDGPWADCIDRYPVHIPEIVKL, from the coding sequence ATGCCTCCAATCTTGCCGGACTTTTCCAACTCTGTGAAGCTCAAGTATGTGAAGCTTGGGTACCAATATCTTGTGAACCACATTCTCACGCTTACTCTAATACCGATCATGGCTGGGATCTTCGTAGAGGTTCTCAGGATGGGGCCGGGCGAAATATTGAACCTCTGGAGGTCTCTGCAAGTGGACCTGGTGCAAATTCTCTGCTCCTCTTTCCTCATCATCTTTATCGCCACCGTTTATTTCATGTCGAAGCCGCGGACCATCTTCCTCGTGGACTACGCCTGCTTCAAGCCGCCGGTCACTTGCCGCGTCCCCTTCGCAACCTTCATGGAGCACTCGAGGCTGATCCTGAAGAACAACCCCAAGAGCGTTGAGTTCCAGATGAGAATCCTCGAGCGGTCTGGTCTTGGGGAGGAGACATGTTTGCCTCCGGCGATCCATTATATCCCGCCCAAGCCAACCATGGAGGCCGCCAGAGGCGAGGCGGAGCTCGTTATATTCTCCGCCATGGATTCTTTGTTCAAGAAGACTGGGCTTAAGCCAAAAGACATCGATATTTTCATCGTGAATTGCAGCCTTTTCTCTCCAACCCCTTCTTTATCGGCCATGGTGATCAACAAGTACAAGCTGAGAAGCAACATAAAGAGCTTTAATCTCTCTGGAATGGGTTGCAGTGCGGGACTTATCTCCATCGATTTGGCGCGTGATCTTCTCCAAATTCATCCTAATTCAAATGCTGTGATTGTGAGCACGGAGATCATCACCCCAAACTATTATCAAGGAAACGAGAGAGCAATGCTTCTTCCTAATTGTCTCTTCCGGATGGGCGGAGCTGCAATACTTTTGTCAAACAGAAGGTCGGAGCGAAGGCGAGCCAAATACCGGCTAGTACACGTGGTGCGCACCCACAAAGGAGCTGACGACAAAGCATACCGCTGCGTTTACGAAGAAGAAGACAGAGAGGGTAAAGTAGGGATTTCTCTGAAAAAAGATCTAATGGCCATAGCAGGGGAGGCCTTGAAATCAAACATCACAACAATTGGGCCTCTTGTTCTTCCTGCTTCAGAGCAACTCCTTTTCCTTCTCACCCTCATTGGCCGAAAAGTCTTTAGTAACAAATGGAAGCCTTATATCCCCGACTTCAAGCAAGCTTTCGAGCACTTCTGTATCCACGCCGGCGGCCGTGCCGTTATCGACGAGCTGCAGAAGAACCTCCAGCTCTCGGCGGAGCACGTGGAGGCTTCCCGGATGACTCTGCACCGGTTCGGCAACACGTCGTCGTCTTCGCTGTGGTACGAGCTTGGGTATATTGAGGCAAAGGGGAGGATGAAGAAGGGGGATAGGGTTTGGCAGATAGCTTTTGGGAGCGGTTTCAAGTGTAACAGTGCAGTGTGGAAATGCAACCGAAGCATAAAGACACCAATCGATGGGCCGTGGGCTGATTGCATTGATCGATACCCTGTTCATATTCCTGAGATTGTGAAGCTCTAG
- the LOC132183865 gene encoding alpha-xylosidase 1, with product MVPPLRLASLLLLLLLCTAGANSSSSSSSTPLTKIGNGYRLISIGETPDGGLVGHLVVNQQNNIYGPDLPHLQLFVKHETEDRLRVHISDAETQRWEVPYNLLPREQPPRLKQSIGRSGKNPIAVSEYSGSEFIFSCISNPFGFAVRRKSNGKTLFNSSADGSDPFGSLVFKDQYLEISTKLPKDASLYGLGENTQPHGIKLYPNDPYTLYTTDVSAINLNTDLYGSHPVYMDLRNDGGQPSAHAVLLLNSNGMDVVYRGTSLTYKIIGGVFDFYFFAGPTPLGVVDQYTSFIGRPAPMPYWSLGFHQCRWGYHNLSVVEDVVESYKKAKIPLDVIWNDDDHMDGKKDFTLNPTNYPRPKLLAFLDKIHSIGMKYIVIIDPGIAVNSSYGVHQRGIANDVFIKYEGEPYLAQVWPGAVNFPDFLNPKTVSWWVDEIRRFHELVPVDGLWIDMNEVSNFCSGLCKIPEGKQCPTGTGPGWICCLDCKNITKTRWDDPPYKINASGLQVPIGFKTIATSAVHYNGVLEYDAHSLYGFSQTIATHKGLQALEGKRPFILSRSTYVGSGKYAAHWTGDNQGTWENLRYSISTMLNFGIFGVPMVGSDICGFYPQPTEELCNRWIEVGAFYPFSRDHANYYSPRQELYQWDSVAESARNALGMRYKLLPYLYTLNYDAHISGAPIARPLFFSFPSYIECYGLSTQFLLGSSLMVSPVLEQGKSEVKALFPPGSWYSLFDMTQTIASKEGTYVTLDAPLHVVNVHLYQNTILPMQQGGLISKEARMTPFSLVVTFPAGATEGAAKGNIFLDDDELPEMKLGNGYSTYVDLYATLAKGVVKVWSQVQESKFALGKGWYIEKITVLGLNGSGGASALEIDGSPVTGASNTQLNATEQQFLRKLEDGDDKMKAVMVEVSGLSLSVGKNFAISWKMGVKG from the exons ATGGTGCCTCCTCTTCGTCTCGCTTCTCTTCTGCTACTTCTGCTTCTATGTACCGCCGGAGCaaactcatcctcctcctcctcctccaccccACTTACCAAGATTGGCAATGGCTACCGTCTGATCTCCATCGGAGAGACCCCTGACGGGGGTCTTGTCGGCCATCTCGTAGTCAACCAGCAGAACAATATCTACGGCCCTGATCTCCCTCACTTGCAGCTCTTTGTCAA GCATGAAACTGAGGATCGTTTGAGGGTCCATATCTCCGACGCAGAGACGCAGAGGTGGGAGGTACCGTACAATCTCTTGCCCAGAGAGCAACCTCCAAGGTTGAAGCAGAGCATTGGGAGGTCAGGAAAGAACCCAATAGCGGTGTCAGAGTACTCTGGCTCGGAGTTCATCTTCAGCTGCATCTCGAACCCATTTGGGTTCGCGGTGAGGAGGAAATCAAACGGCAAGACCCTCTTCAACTCGAGCGCTGATGGGTCAGACCCATTTGGTAGTTTGGTTTTCAAGGACCAGTACTTGGAGATTTCCACCAAGTTACCCAAAGACGCCTCTTTGTACGGCCTGGGGGAAAACACCCAACCGCACGGAATCAAACTGTATCCCAATGATCCTTACACTTTGTACACCACTGATGTTTCGGCCATCAATCTTAACACTGATCTGTACGGCTCCCACCCGGTGTACATGGACCTTAGGAACGACGGTGGGCAGCCTTCAGCACACGCGGTTCTGTTGCTCAATAGCAATGGGATGGATGTGGTCTACCGTGGGACTTCTTTGACTTACAAGATTATTGGAGGTGTCTTTGATTTTTACTTCTTTGCTGGGCCTACACCTTTGGGTGTGGTTGATCAGTACACTTCCTTCATTGGCCGGCCAGCTCCAATGCCTTACTGGTCTCTGG GATTCCACCAATGCAGGTGGGGTTACCATAACCTATCTGTGGTTGAAGACGTTGTTGAGAGCTACAAAAAGGCTAAAATCCCACTTGATGTGATTTGGAATGATGATGATCACATGGATGGAAAGAAGGACTTCACCCTCAACCCCACCAACTACCCTCGTCCAAAGCTTTTAGCATTCCTAGACAAAATTCATAGCATTGGTATGAAATACATTGTCATTATTGACCCTGGAATTGCTGTTAATTCCAGTTATGGCGTGCATCAAAGGGGCATTGCCAATGATGTTTTCATCAAGTATGAGGGTGAACCCTACTTAGCTCAAGTTTGGCCAGGGGCTGTAAACTTCCCTGACTTCCTTAACCCAAAAACCGTTTCATGGTGGGTTGATGAAATCCGACGTTTTCATGAACTTGTCCCTGTTGATGGTCTATGGATTGACATGAATGAAGTTTCAAATTTCTGTTCTGGTTTGTGCAAAATCCCAGAGGGCAAGCAGTGCCCAACTGGTACGGGACCCGGTTGGATATGCTGCTTGGACTGCAAGAACATTACGAAGACAAGATGGGATGATCCTCCTTACAAGATAAATGCTTCAGGTTTGCAGGTGCCAATAGGGTTTAAAACCATAGCCACAAGTGCAGTTCACTACAATGGAGTTTTGGAGTATGATGCTCACAGTCTCTATGGTTTCTCTCAAACCATTGCAACTCACAAAGGCCTTCAAGCACTTGAGGGCAAGAGACCATTCATATTATCTCGCTCCACTTATGTTGGTTCGGGCAAATATGCTGCCCATTGGACAGGTGATAATCAAGGCACTTGGGAGAATTTGAGGTACTCAATTTCCACTATGCTCAACTTTGGTATATTTGGGGTGCCAATGGTTGGTTCAGATATATGTGGGTTCTATCCACAACCTACAGAAGAACTTTGCAACCGCTGGATTGAAGTTGGTGCTTTCTATCCTTTCTCAAGGGATCATGCAAACTACTATTCCCCACGACAGGAGCTTTATCAATGGGATTCAGTTGCCGAGTCTGCTCGAAATGCTCTGGGTATGAGGTATAAGCTTCTTCCTTACCTGTACACCTTGAACTACGACGCTCATATCAGTGGAGCCCCAATTGCCAGGCCACTTTTCTTCTCATTCCCAAGCTACATCGAGTGTTATGGGCTGAGCACCCAGTTCTTGCTAGGGAGCAGTCTCATGGTATCGCCGGTTCTTGAGCAAGGGAAGTCAGAGGTTAAAGCACTGTTTCCCCCCGGTTCTTGGTACAGTTTGTTTGATATGACACAAACCATTGCATCAAAAGAGGGTACCTACGTCACACTGGATGCTCCTTTGCACGTGGTTAATGTGCATTTGTATCAGAATACCATTCTACCAATGCAGCAGGGTGGATTGATTTCAAAGGAAGCTAGAATGACGCCTTTCAGTCTGGTCGTGACCTTTCCGGCCGGAGCCACTGAAGGAGCTGCTAAAGGGAACATATTCCTTGATGATGATGAGCTGCCTGAGATGAAACTTGGAAATGGGTACTCCACCTATGTTGATTTATATGCAACCCTTGCTAAGGGAGTTGTGAAGGTGTGGTCACAGGTCCAGGAGAGCAAGTTTGCTTTAGGTAAGGGTTGGTATATTGAAAAGATTACCGTGCTGGGATTAAATGGAAGTGGAGGGGCATCTGCTCTTGAGATTGATGGAAGCCCGGTGACGGGTGCTTCAAACACACAGTTGAACGCAACAGAGCAGCAGTTCCTCAGGAAGCTGGAAGATGGAGATGATAAGATGAAGGCTGTGATGGTAGAGGTTAGCGGTTTGTCACTCTCTGTAGGAAAGAACTTCGCCATTTCCTGGAAAATGGGGGTCAAAGGCTGA
- the LOC132183900 gene encoding glucan endo-1,3-beta-glucosidase 11-like codes for MAIFNGTSYRVVIIRMFIMFSLYFSEFGFLEVNSLGINYGRVGDNLLAPEKVLNLLTYLNISKTRIYDANPQVLTAFANSNIELVVTVENDLLPQLINPVQALQWVTTHIKPYFPTTRITGIAVGNEIFTLQDNTLLPYLVPAMVNIHGALLQLGLDSYIKVSTPNSLEILEESYPPSAGSFKTNIYNTVIELLKFLSNTKSPFWINAYPFFVYKGGSPNKISLDYVLFRPTIRIIDPYSKLQYDNMLYAQVDAVIYAIARMGFGAIEVQVSETGWPSKGDPDEIGATLENAAIYNGNLVRRQLENEGTPLRPNMRLEVYLFALFNEDLKPGPTSERNYGLYQPNGAMCYNVGLPALSSNTIPSTDHKPPGHASSAIKVKS; via the exons ATGGCAATCTTTAATGGTACTAGCTATAGAGTCGTCATTATCCGTATGTTCATtatgttttctctttatttctcAG AGTTCGGCTTTTTAGAAGTCAATTCACTAGGAATAAATTATGGTCGAGTGGGCGATAATTTGCTCGCACCTGAGAAGGTACTCAATTTACTTACATATCTTAATATCTCAAAAACAAGGATTTACGACGCTAATCCGCAAGTTTTGACCGCATTCGCCAATTCCAACATTGAATTGGTAGTTACGGTTGAAAACGACTTGCTTCCTCAATTAATAAACCCAGTACAGGCCCTTCAATGGGTAACCACTCACATTAAGCCGTATTTTCCTACCACTAGAATTACGGGGATAGCAGTAGGAAATGAGATTTTCACCCTTCAAGATAATACCCTATTGCCATATCTTGTCCCAGCCATGGTAAACATTCATGGTGCTTTACTCCAACTAGGCTTAGACTCGTACATTAAAGTCTCTACTCCCAATTCTCTAGAGATTCTTGAAGAGTCATATCCACCTTCAGCCGGAAGTTTCAAAACCAACATTTATAACACCGTGATAGAACTTTTAAAGTTCTTGTCAAACACCAAATCTCCCTTTTGGATCAATGCCTATCCATTTTTCGTGTATAAGGGGGGTAGTCCAAATAAGATTTCTTTGGATTATGTTTTGTTTCGTCCTACAATAAGAATCATAGACCCGTACAGCAAGCTACAATATGATAACATGTTATATGCTCAAGTTGATGCAGTCATATATGCTATTGCAAGAATGGGCTTTGGTGCAATAGAGGTTCAGGTTTCTGAGACTGGTTGGCCATCAAAAGGGGACCCTGATGAAATTGGTGCAACCTTAGAAAATGCTGCCATTTACAATGGGAACTTAGTGAGACGACAATTGGAAAATGAAGGGACACCTTTGAGGCCTAATATGAGGCTTgaagtttatttatttgctttgtTCAATGAAGATTTAAAGCCTGGACCGACATCAGAAAGGAATTACGGTCTTTATCAACCTAATGGAGCCATGTGTTACAATGTAGGGCTCCCTGCCCTATCAAGTAATACAATACCTTCAACGGATCATAAGCCCCCTGGTCATGCTTCCTCTGCTATCAAGGTAAAGTCATAG
- the LOC132184736 gene encoding ethylene-responsive transcription factor ERF118-like, with amino-acid sequence MPEPQKRPANLNHICKKTKKPTVSVVESKTMRKVRVICSDPYATDSSSSEDESERSDWRPKKLKRFVREINLPLVKNQAPKPLETESSCQDSNVEARDPEKKRVLAKTPSMGNRRPSSSKYRGVRQRKWGKWAAEIRDPFKGARIWLGTYNTPEEASAVYERKRLEFEAALSSISNAAPEKSNNASSSSAAISKLKNHHLGSSDDSESVLSETSPASVLELETSASNTNANLTDEIKEESVDTNAGIDLAGLQIPEDCCIFDAAPFEQALNFVPEFDSLGIDDIGQFFKDFDVGGFENGEPSELPVWDFGDIGEEIAAGWMNEPLNIPCV; translated from the coding sequence ATGCCAGAGCCACAGAAACGACCTGCCAATCTAAACCACATCTGCAAAAAGACCAAGAAACCTACAGTTTCTGTTGTAGAGTCCAAAACGATGAGGAAAGTCCGCGTAATCTGTTCAGATCCGTACGCTACCGACTCATCTTCAAGCGAGGATGAGTCTGAGAGAAGCGATTGGAGGCCGAAGAAACTTAAACGATTCGTTCGTGAAATCAATCTTCCTCTTGTGAAAAATCAAGCACCGAAGCCCCTTGAGACTGAGAGTTCTTGTCAGGACAGTAATGTTGAAGCCAGAGACCCCGAGAAGAAAAGGGTTTTGGCTAAAACCCCATCGATGGGTAATAGAAGACCCTCATCCTCAAAATACAGAGGGGTTAGGCAAAGGAAATGGGGCAAATGGGCGGCTGAGATTCGAGACCCGTTTAAAGGAGCAAGGATTTGGCTGGGCACATATAACACTCCTGAAGAGGCTTCTGCTGTTTACGAGCGCAAGAGGCTCGAATTCGAAGCCGCTCTGTCTTCCATTTCCAATGCCGCCCCTGAGAAGAGCAACAACGCGTCGTCGTCTTCTGCTGCGATTTCCAAGTTGAAGAACCACCATCTGGGTTCTTCAGATGACTCCGAGAGCGTGTTGTCGGAGACCTCTCCGGCTTCGGTGCTAGAGTTGGAGACCTCGGCGTCCAACACCAATGCGAATCTCACTGACGAGATCAAAGAAGAGAGTGTTGATACTAATGCTGGGATTGATTTGGCAGGTCTTCAGATACCGGAAGATTGTTGTATATTTGATGCTGCTCCGTTTGAGCAAGCGCTCAATTTTGTGCCGGAGTTCGATTCCCTCGGCATTGATGATATTGGGCAGTTTTTCAAGGACTTCGATGTTGGTGGGTTTGAAAACGGTGAGCCTAGTGAGCTTCCTGTCTGGGATTTCGGTGATATTGGCGAAGAAATTGCTGCTGGTTGGATGAATGAACCCCTCAATATACCCTGCGTTTAA